Sequence from the Bradyrhizobium betae genome:
GCGTACAAAACTCAGTGAGATGGTCATCCGGCCACTGCTCGACGAGCTCCGCCGGCGCGACCTCGTCGTTCTCGATGGCGAGCTGATCGTCGGCGCCTATCCGTTCAGCGATCATAACACCGGCCATCGGGTCACTCTGGACGGACGCACGCTGAATGCAATGTGCGCGGTCGACGCGCTGGGCATCGGTGCCATGACCGATCGCGACACCGCGATCGCCTCGCCCTGCGGCCATTGCGGCGCACTGATCCGGATCACCACGCAGGACCGAGGGCGGGCACTCGCCGACGTCGAGCCACAGTCGGCCGTCATGTGGCAGAGCGTCCGTTATGAAGGCGGCTGCGCCGCGAGCTCGCTCTGCGCGACGACCGCTTTTTTCTGCTCGGACGAGCATCTTTCCGCCTGGCGCGACGAACGTTCCACCGACGAGCCAGGTTTCCGGCTGTCGATCGAGGAAGGACTGGAAGCCGGCCGTGCTCTGTTCGGGCCGAGCCTCGCTGGTCTCGATGTGGCGTCGAAGAGCCTGGTGGTCGCCAACCGACCCTTGCGCACAAACGGTCGCAATGGAGGCGCTTACGATCTCGTCGTCATCGGCGCCGGCTCGGCCGGCTTCTCGGCCTCGATCACGGCCGCCGATCAGGGCGCACAGGTGGCGCTCATCGGCAGTGGCACCATCGGCGGCACCTGCGTCAATGTCGGCTGCGTGCCGTCGAAGACCCTGATCCGCGCGGCCGAGACGCTTCATAACGCTCGCGTGGCGGCACGTTTTGCCGGCATTACTGCTGAAGCCGAACTGACAGACTGGCGCGGAACCGTTCGTCAGAAGGACACGCTCGTGTCTGGGCTGCGCCAGGCCAAATACGCGGACCTGCTCCCCGCGTACAATGGTATCGCCTATCGCGACGGGCCGGCTCGCCTCCTCGACGGCGGTGTCGAAGTTGACGGCGCGCGTATTGCCGCTGGCAAGATCATTATCGCAACCGGCGCGCGGCCGGCAGTTCCTGCTATTCCTGGCCTCGAGACCGTACCGTATCTCACCAGTACGACGGCGCTCGACCTCGAGGAACTGCCGCGATCGCTGCTGGTGATCGGCGGCGGTTATATCGGCGCGGAGCTCGCCCAGATGTTCGCCCGTGCCGGCGTCAAGGTGACCCTCGTCTGCCGGTCCCGACTGCTCCCCGAGGCCGAGCCCGAGATCGGCGCGGCGCTCACGGGGTATTTCGAGGATGAAGGCATCACCGTTATCTCCGGCATCGCTTACCGCGCGATCCGCAAAACCGAGGGCCGAGCGTCACTGACCGTCACGCGTGACGGTCACGATGTCCAGATCGACGCCGATCAGGTGCTGATCACCACGGGCCGCACGCCCAACATCGAAGGCCTTGGGCTGGCCGAGCACGGGATCACCGTCTCGGCGAAGGGCGGCATCGTGGTCGACGACCGCATGCGCACGACCAAGGCTGGCGTCTATGCCGCCGGCGACGTCACCGGCCGCGACCAGTTCGTCTACATGGCCGCCTATGGCGCCAAGCTCGCCGCCAAGAACGCCCTCAATGGCGACAGCCTGCGCTACGATAACAGCGCCATGCCCGCTATCGTCTTCACCGATCCGCAGGTCGCAAGCGTAGGTCTCACCGAGGCGGCGGCGCGTGCGGCCGGGCATGAGATCCGCGTTTCGACGATCGGTCTCGATCAGGTGCCGCGCGCACTCGCCGCCCGCGACACTCGTGGGCTTATCAA
This genomic interval carries:
- the merBA gene encoding bifunctional organomercurial lyase/mercury(II) reductase MerBA, encoding MNDCCATSSRDNPAVSQPATLASFAVRPGVTFPDWSAVTSPVVKNALQAMVGSDHVLNRWSGYDPATDRVRVALLRLYADHGGAPTISALAERTKLSEMVIRPLLDELRRRDLVVLDGELIVGAYPFSDHNTGHRVTLDGRTLNAMCAVDALGIGAMTDRDTAIASPCGHCGALIRITTQDRGRALADVEPQSAVMWQSVRYEGGCAASSLCATTAFFCSDEHLSAWRDERSTDEPGFRLSIEEGLEAGRALFGPSLAGLDVASKSLVVANRPLRTNGRNGGAYDLVVIGAGSAGFSASITAADQGAQVALIGSGTIGGTCVNVGCVPSKTLIRAAETLHNARVAARFAGITAEAELTDWRGTVRQKDTLVSGLRQAKYADLLPAYNGIAYRDGPARLLDGGVEVDGARIAAGKIIIATGARPAVPAIPGLETVPYLTSTTALDLEELPRSLLVIGGGYIGAELAQMFARAGVKVTLVCRSRLLPEAEPEIGAALTGYFEDEGITVISGIAYRAIRKTEGRASLTVTRDGHDVQIDADQVLITTGRTPNIEGLGLAEHGITVSAKGGIVVDDRMRTTKAGVYAAGDVTGRDQFVYMAAYGAKLAAKNALNGDSLRYDNSAMPAIVFTDPQVASVGLTEAAARAAGHEIRVSTIGLDQVPRALAARDTRGLIKLVADAAGGRLLGAHILAPEGADSIQTAALAIRQGLTVDDLADTIFPYLTTVEGLKLAALSFGKDIAKLSCCAG